AAAAATACTAATAATTTTCCCTTTTTGCGGATTGCCAATATAATTCTTCCCGTCAATTTCGCGACCATCTGGAAGCGTCACTATTTCACCATTTTTCAGTTTTTGGAAAACAGGTCCTGGTTCCACGCCATCCGCTTTTAACTTGGCAGCATTGAGTGCGCCTTGCTTATCTTTCTCCACTATGCGATAACCAAAACTTTGCATACCATGTTCTAATTCATCCGCCGTAATAGCAAACATTTCATCTTCAAAAATGACTCCTGGCTCAATTTCCTCAAAAATAATTTTATACGTTAGCCTTGTGCCACTTAATCTTAATGATGTTTCAATGTACTCCTGAACCCCAGGCGGACCATAAATCGTTAAGTCTGAATCACCGCCTTGAAACGAGCGACTACTTAATAATCCTGGCAAGCCAAAAATATGGTCACCATGCATATGGGTAATAAAGATAAATTCTAATTTACTTAATTTGATCTGGCTTCGTAAAACTTGATGTTGTGTCGCTTCCCCGCAATCAAACAACCAAATCGTATTTCGTTCATTTAACATTGACAGTGCAATGGATGTGACGTTACGGCCTCTTGACGGTACGCCTGCTCCAGTTCCTAAAAAAACAAGTTCCATTTTTGATCCATTCCCTTCCCAGTTCGTGTCTTATTTTATCACATTCTTAATCGAACAGGAAATAAACATTTTTAAGCTAAAACCCTTACAATTCAGAAATAACTGTCAAATTAAAAAAATAATCAGTTCAAACAGTTGCACAAAAGCTTCTTTATAGATAAAATAGTATGGACTAATGAGGAAAATTAATAGCTCATTTATTAAAGGCCTTTTTTTATGGGGTCCTTTTTCGAACTAGGAAGTTTGTTTCTAGTAGCTAATTTTTTGCCATTAAAGAGAACAAGAAAGAGGGTAAATGACGTATGACAGATGAGTTAGAACAAAAAGCATTGATTACTATTTTTGGCGGTACGGGAGATTTGGCAAATCGCAAACTTTACCCTTCGCTATATCATCTATTCAGTAAGGGCTCTCTTGGCGACAATTTTGCTGTCATTGGAACAGCTCGTCGTGAATGGAGTAACGATTTCTTCCGTGATAAAGTGAAAGAATCCATTAAAGATATCGCTGGTTCTGAAAAAAACGCGGATGCATTTGCTTCTCATTTCTATTATCAATCTCATGATGTAACGAATAAAGAATCGTATGTAAAACTCAAAGATTTATCTGATGAATTAGATGCAAAATATGAATTAGATGGCAATCGTTTATTCTACCTAGCCATGGCACCCAATTTCTTCGGAACAATTGCAAGCCGCATTAAATCTGAAGGCTTTGTTAATACAAAAGGTTTCCACCGGTTAATTATTGAAAAACCATTTGGTCATGATTTAACAAGCGCGGAAGAATTAAATAATTCTCTTCGTCAAGCTTTTAATGAAGATGAAATTTATCGAATTGACCATTATTTAGGAAAAGAAATGATTCAGAATATCTCCGTGATTCGATTTGCAAATTCTATCATTGAGTCACTTTGGAATAATCGTTATATTGATAACATCCAAGTTAGTTTAACAGAAGTGCTTGGTGTAGAAGATCGTGGTCGCTACTATGATGAAAGTGGAGCGCTAAGAGATATGGTTCAAAATCATATTCTGCAAATCGTTTCCTTGTTAGCAATGGAGCCACCAATTAATTTAACTACACGTGAAATTCGCCATGAAAAAGTTCGCGCGCTTCGTTCTTTACGTGTTTTCGAAGGGAAAGAAGTGCATCAAAACTTTATACGCGGTCAATATGGTCCTGGCGAAGTAAAAGGTAAAGAACTAAAAGGCTATCGTCAAGAAGACAATGTCGATCCGCATTCGAACACCGAAACTTTTGTTGCAGCAAAGTTAGAAATTGATAACTTCCGCTGGGCTGGTGTTCCGTTTTACATTCGTACAGGTAAACGTCTAGCGAAAAAAACAACTCAAATCGCCATTCAATTCAAAGATGTACCACTTAATTTATTTGGACAACAACAATCACTCGGTGGAAATGTGCTTGTTATCCATATTCAACCTGACGAAGGTATTACGCTTCATTTAAACGTAAAAGAACCTGGTCAAGGAATGGTTACAATGCCAGTTAACTTAAACTATATTCATTCTTCTCCTGATGGAATGAACACTCCAGAAGCATATGAAAAATTAATTTTAGATTGCCTTCGTGGTGATGCGACATACTTCTCTCATTGGGATGAGGTTTCGCTATCATGGAACTTTATCGACCACGTAGCAGATGTTTGGACAAATACCAAAGACCACTTCCCGAACTATAAATCTGGTTCATTCGGACCAAAAGAAGCAGATGACTTGATTCAGCATGATGGATTCCAGTGGTTCCCAATCGATTAATAGTAAAAACCAGAACTAGGACCAACCCTCCTACTTCTGGTTTTTTGTCTACTTGCAAAAGCCCTTTAACATGTTAGAATAGAGGTAACTAACTAGTTAAAGGAGCTCATATAATGGCTGAAAATATTGATGACTACTTAGAAAAAGGCATGTATGGAGCAAAAGAAATTAATCCTGCTGAGAAGAAAAAATATTTAGGAACTTATCGCGAACGAGTCTTAGTTGCGCTTACGAAAGAAGAAGTTTTATCGCAACAACTTCTTTCAGAACTAGAAAAAGCGATACTAGAATCTCCTGACTCCAAACTTCTTTTAAACGGATTACTGCATTATAATTCCATGCGTCCTTATATTAAACTTGCTGAAAAATGCAAACATGAATTTTCTATCGTTAGTCGCTTAGAAGGAGAAACAGAATTTTATCTTGTGCTCGCTTGTCAAAAGGCAATTAACAAAGAAGATATTCATTTATATAAAGAAGCATCCCAAGTGGAAACCGAAGAGGAGCCAGTTTCGCTCCTTGAAAAAGTGCGGAAGTTATTCGATTAAGTTTCTTGCTCATTTATTTAGGAGGTTGATTATGCTACACATTATTACTTTATCGCTCGCTGTTTTAATGGCTTTACAGACAATTTATTTCTTTATTCGTAAAAATGTCAATATGGGCGTGATGTTTTTGCTTATCACCGCTGCACTTCTTTTACTTAGTACTATTTAACGGAATTCCTCTTTCAACTGCTTGTTTTAGCTTTTGCTGCATGACACCAATGCCCG
The nucleotide sequence above comes from Listeria ivanovii subsp. londoniensis. Encoded proteins:
- the rnz gene encoding ribonuclease Z produces the protein MELVFLGTGAGVPSRGRNVTSIALSMLNERNTIWLFDCGEATQHQVLRSQIKLSKLEFIFITHMHGDHIFGLPGLLSSRSFQGGDSDLTIYGPPGVQEYIETSLRLSGTRLTYKIIFEEIEPGVIFEDEMFAITADELEHGMQSFGYRIVEKDKQGALNAAKLKADGVEPGPVFQKLKNGEIVTLPDGREIDGKNYIGNPQKGKIISIFGDTRATASEFRLAENADVLVHEATFEGDKGKMAAEYMHSTTIQAAELAKRAGVKKLILTHISSRYDREASKALLIEAKSVFENTEIAYDLAVFQIGE
- the zwf gene encoding glucose-6-phosphate dehydrogenase, whose product is MTDELEQKALITIFGGTGDLANRKLYPSLYHLFSKGSLGDNFAVIGTARREWSNDFFRDKVKESIKDIAGSEKNADAFASHFYYQSHDVTNKESYVKLKDLSDELDAKYELDGNRLFYLAMAPNFFGTIASRIKSEGFVNTKGFHRLIIEKPFGHDLTSAEELNNSLRQAFNEDEIYRIDHYLGKEMIQNISVIRFANSIIESLWNNRYIDNIQVSLTEVLGVEDRGRYYDESGALRDMVQNHILQIVSLLAMEPPINLTTREIRHEKVRALRSLRVFEGKEVHQNFIRGQYGPGEVKGKELKGYRQEDNVDPHSNTETFVAAKLEIDNFRWAGVPFYIRTGKRLAKKTTQIAIQFKDVPLNLFGQQQSLGGNVLVIHIQPDEGITLHLNVKEPGQGMVTMPVNLNYIHSSPDGMNTPEAYEKLILDCLRGDATYFSHWDEVSLSWNFIDHVADVWTNTKDHFPNYKSGSFGPKEADDLIQHDGFQWFPID
- a CDS encoding YueI family protein is translated as MAENIDDYLEKGMYGAKEINPAEKKKYLGTYRERVLVALTKEEVLSQQLLSELEKAILESPDSKLLLNGLLHYNSMRPYIKLAEKCKHEFSIVSRLEGETEFYLVLACQKAINKEDIHLYKEASQVETEEEPVSLLEKVRKLFD